From a single Anaerolineales bacterium genomic region:
- a CDS encoding ABC transporter ATP-binding protein: MADFIVELKNVSKTYSTAAGEFPALRNIDLTVNTGEFLGIVGKSGAGKSTLLNMINGVDDLTSGEVVVRSGGQQVSVHDLDEDSLSLWRGRTMGVVYQSFQLLPMLTLVENITLPMDLAGNFKPRESRDRAIELLKLVELEEHANKLPAFISGGQQQRVAIARALANDPDILVADEPTGSLDSVTADHIFDVFEHLVTDRGKTIIMVTHEMGLASRFSRCLTLADGELVTDVEPDIKTKRSRRK; this comes from the coding sequence ATGGCTGATTTCATTGTTGAATTGAAGAATGTAAGCAAGACCTACTCCACCGCGGCGGGGGAATTTCCGGCATTAAGGAACATCGACCTGACCGTGAACACGGGTGAATTTTTGGGAATTGTTGGAAAATCTGGCGCGGGGAAATCCACCCTGTTGAACATGATCAACGGCGTGGACGATTTGACCAGCGGCGAAGTGGTTGTGCGTTCGGGCGGACAACAGGTCTCGGTACACGACCTTGACGAAGATTCGCTCTCGCTCTGGCGCGGGCGGACGATGGGTGTTGTCTATCAATCGTTCCAGCTTTTGCCCATGCTCACACTGGTTGAGAACATCACCTTGCCGATGGATCTTGCCGGAAATTTCAAACCGCGTGAGTCGCGCGACCGCGCCATCGAACTCCTGAAACTTGTTGAATTGGAAGAGCATGCCAACAAACTGCCTGCTTTTATTTCGGGCGGACAGCAACAGCGCGTTGCCATTGCCCGCGCGCTGGCAAACGACCCCGATATTCTTGTCGCGGACGAGCCGACCGGCAGTTTGGATTCTGTCACCGCCGACCACATCTTTGACGTCTTCGAGCACCTCGTCACTGATCGCGGCAAGACCATCATCATGGTCACACACGAGATGGGGCTGGCAAGCCGCTTCTCGCGCTGTTTAACGCTCGCAGACGGGGAACTGGTCACAGATGTTGAGCCAGACATAAAGACGAAGAGGAGCCGCAGGAAATGA
- a CDS encoding transcriptional regulator has translation MTDDLRRVTELDRLIHEPARLLIVTILSSVESADFLFLQRETGLTKGNLSAHLSKLEDAGYVKIQKTFKGKLPLTVCKLTAAGAKAVAQYRQQLQSFMKMTKQ, from the coding sequence ATGACTGACGACCTGCGCCGCGTCACCGAACTGGACCGCCTCATCCACGAACCGGCGCGTCTGCTGATCGTGACGATCCTCTCCTCGGTCGAAAGCGCGGACTTCCTCTTCCTGCAGCGCGAGACAGGTCTGACCAAGGGCAACCTGTCCGCGCACCTCAGCAAACTCGAAGACGCCGGTTACGTAAAGATACAAAAGACCTTCAAAGGCAAACTGCCGTTGACCGTCTGCAAATTGACGGCGGCGGGCGCGAAGGCGGTGGCGCAATACCGCCAGCAGTTGCAGAGTTTCATGAAAATGACAAAACAGTAG
- a CDS encoding GAF domain-containing protein, which yields MTNDIQRHLKLMNASARAAKNITALLDPYELFHRVVDIICDEFGFYYAGVFLLDEKKEYAVLAAGRGEAGRAMINEGHRLAVGGNSMIGASIANRQGRIALDVGEEAVFFENPHLPQTRSEMALPLIVGDEAIGALTVQSTEEAAFHEEDIAALQIMADQLAIAIQNSRLHRQAERRSRLLKAANRVGREVTSILDLEALLPRTVDIICEAYGLYYAGIFLLDDVGEYAVLRAGYGKAGKAMVADGHKLKVGTDSMIGACIAMGEARIALDVGEERVHFKNPHLPHTRSEMALPLIYGGRTLGAVTIQSSEERAFSEDDITTLLTMAEHLAVAINNAHLIEELKEAHAEILRNKVFEALTTATTEAIHWIGNKTLPISLTVARLQDEIAEGKVDTASLSEDLEMIAESAAQIVQVKEQLIGAVREMKPRPVLVADVIQTAAIQRGISPDAMQVEIDPAAAYVIADSTQLTRAVGNILQNAAEAGARSVKVRVHPTDERGVLEIDIEDDGAGMSEETIQKAWSPFFTTRGIPHHGLGLPAAMHVVSQLQGRIDLVSEPGRGTTIALFMPQGRVTSDQVRAGGVKNILLIDDNDDWAHLLAELLKGTKVTLTQSLDLADLPAADLILVDENIASLPLTDVLTAISQAGLAPKTVVLTSAINPERVTQYLRGGVKDVTVKPYSADELSELLK from the coding sequence ATGACAAACGACATTCAACGCCATCTGAAATTAATGAACGCTTCCGCGCGCGCCGCGAAGAATATCACCGCTCTTCTCGATCCGTACGAACTCTTCCACCGCGTTGTGGACATTATCTGTGACGAGTTCGGCTTTTACTATGCGGGTGTCTTCCTGCTGGACGAGAAAAAGGAATACGCCGTCCTTGCGGCGGGACGCGGCGAGGCGGGCAGAGCCATGATCAACGAAGGACATCGTCTCGCCGTTGGCGGGAATTCGATGATCGGCGCATCCATTGCCAACCGTCAGGGACGCATCGCTTTGGATGTGGGCGAGGAGGCGGTCTTCTTCGAGAATCCACATCTGCCGCAGACCCGCTCCGAGATGGCGCTGCCGCTCATCGTCGGGGATGAAGCGATCGGCGCGCTTACGGTTCAATCCACCGAGGAGGCTGCCTTCCACGAAGAGGACATCGCCGCCCTGCAAATCATGGCAGACCAGCTCGCGATTGCCATACAGAATTCCAGATTGCACCGGCAGGCGGAACGCCGCTCGCGTTTGCTGAAAGCCGCCAACCGCGTCGGCAGGGAGGTGACCTCCATTCTTGATCTCGAAGCCCTGCTTCCTCGCACAGTGGACATCATCTGCGAGGCATACGGCTTGTACTACGCGGGCATCTTCCTGCTGGATGATGTGGGCGAGTATGCCGTGCTCCGCGCGGGATACGGCAAGGCGGGCAAAGCCATGGTCGCGGACGGGCACAAACTCAAGGTCGGCACCGACTCGATGATCGGCGCGTGTATTGCCATGGGGGAGGCGCGCATCGCACTGGATGTGGGTGAGGAGCGCGTGCATTTCAAGAATCCGCACCTGCCGCATACCCGTTCCGAAATGGCGCTGCCCCTCATCTACGGCGGCAGGACGCTCGGCGCAGTTACGATTCAATCCTCCGAAGAACGTGCCTTCAGCGAAGACGACATCACCACATTGTTGACGATGGCGGAACATCTCGCAGTGGCGATCAACAACGCGCACCTCATCGAGGAACTTAAGGAAGCGCACGCGGAGATCCTGCGAAACAAGGTCTTTGAAGCGCTGACCACCGCCACCACCGAAGCCATCCACTGGATCGGCAACAAGACGCTTCCCATCTCGCTGACGGTTGCCCGTCTGCAGGACGAGATCGCCGAAGGGAAAGTGGATACCGCCTCGTTGAGCGAAGACCTCGAGATGATCGCCGAAAGCGCCGCGCAGATCGTGCAGGTCAAGGAACAGCTTATCGGCGCGGTGCGTGAGATGAAACCGCGCCCCGTACTCGTCGCGGATGTGATCCAAACTGCGGCAATCCAGCGCGGCATTTCACCGGACGCCATGCAGGTTGAGATCGATCCCGCCGCTGCGTACGTCATCGCCGATTCGACCCAACTCACCCGCGCTGTCGGCAATATCTTGCAGAACGCCGCCGAAGCGGGCGCGAGATCGGTCAAAGTGCGCGTGCATCCCACCGATGAGCGCGGCGTCCTTGAAATTGACATCGAAGACGATGGCGCGGGCATGAGCGAGGAAACCATCCAGAAAGCCTGGTCGCCGTTCTTCACCACGCGCGGCATCCCGCATCATGGTCTGGGGCTGCCCGCGGCAATGCATGTCGTGTCACAGTTGCAGGGACGCATCGACCTCGTCAGTGAACCCGGCAGGGGCACCACCATCGCTTTGTTCATGCCTCAGGGACGGGTGACCAGTGATCAGGTCCGGGCGGGAGGCGTGAAGAATATCCTGCTGATCGACGACAATGACGATTGGGCGCATCTGCTCGCGGAACTTCTCAAAGGAACAAAGGTCACATTGACGCAATCGCTGGACTTGGCAGATCTCCCAGCCGCCGATCTGATCCTTGTGGATGAGAACATCGCATCGCTTCCTCTGACCGATGTGCTGACAGCCATTTCCCAAGCCGGACTCGCCCCGAAAACGGTCGTCCTGACCTCCGCCATCAACCCCGAGCGCGTGACCCAGTACCTGCGCGGAGGCGTGAAAGATGTGACGGTCAAGCCGTATTCGGCGGATGAATTGAGTGAGTTGTTAAAGTAG
- a CDS encoding ABC transporter permease, with translation MRPRWRKVFHDLWDSKARTLLVVFSIAVGVFSIGVIAGTYMIISNDMDVSYAANNPSNIDLRTSGIDQDVLSSIRNSPGIKDVEGRRTINYRVRTETSAQWVTIDLIAMESFRENKVNLLIPIEGESEAGKNEIIIDKKVLEKIDVSVGEDLVFELSDGSLKRLKVVGLVQDTSTGAGDFLAPPFAFTDMDTMQTLRQPQTFNRVYATVLENPNDLAHIRNVGGDLRAKLEKNGTTVSRIRYSERNKHPLTDILNAVLGILLALGVLIVFLSSSLIANTLSALLNQHLRHIGVMKLVGGRNHQVFYMYLTLIMAFAVMALLIAIPAGGWGAYLLSDYIATMLNFNLLGYRIVPLALIVQIAVGLLVPLVAGLSPVLNGSRITVLRALSNDLTGDESKPQAAGQETRVSWLDWMLVRLTRILAMRGIHVPRPFIISLRNTFRRRGRLVLTLFTLTMGGAIFIAVFNVRTSLRDYTDQIGSYFRADVTLDFDRPYRISEVQRAASQIEGVQRVEGWQFIGTELLYPDGAVADSVNLLAPPANSELVDPLMVSGRFIAADDVRKIAVSESVLKFYPGLQPGDSIYLKVNGRDEVWEVVGIFKFVGYEGVLAYTPLEYAERVLNLTNRSFSFRVVTEEHGRAYQDAMAEQLDDHFRALGFRVRQAESGSASLDSVSESLDILIVFLLIMAILTAIVGAMGLTGTMGMNVLERTREIGIMRAIGADDRAVMRTVIGEGFVIGFISFGLAIVLSIPFTYLLSTIVSLAIFETPIDVVFTYMGYAIWLGLVLLLSVLGSVMPARSAARLTIREVLAYE, from the coding sequence ATGAGACCACGCTGGCGTAAAGTATTTCACGATCTGTGGGACAGCAAGGCGCGCACCCTGCTGGTGGTGTTTTCCATTGCAGTGGGCGTATTTTCCATTGGAGTCATCGCAGGGACCTATATGATCATTTCCAACGATATGGACGTTTCGTATGCGGCGAACAATCCCAGCAATATCGATTTGCGCACCTCCGGCATTGACCAGGATGTGCTTTCGTCCATTCGGAATTCACCGGGCATCAAGGATGTGGAGGGACGGCGCACTATCAACTACCGCGTGCGGACGGAGACCAGCGCCCAGTGGGTGACCATTGACCTGATCGCGATGGAAAGTTTCCGCGAGAACAAGGTCAATTTGCTGATACCAATTGAAGGGGAGTCCGAGGCGGGCAAGAACGAGATCATCATCGATAAGAAAGTTCTGGAAAAGATCGACGTTTCCGTCGGCGAGGACCTTGTCTTTGAATTGTCGGATGGGTCGTTGAAGAGATTGAAGGTGGTCGGGCTCGTGCAGGATACCAGCACGGGCGCGGGGGATTTCCTTGCGCCGCCTTTCGCCTTCACCGATATGGACACCATGCAAACCCTGCGCCAGCCGCAGACGTTCAACCGCGTCTATGCAACGGTTCTGGAGAATCCGAACGACCTGGCGCACATCCGCAATGTGGGCGGCGATCTGCGCGCCAAACTTGAGAAGAACGGTACGACCGTTTCGCGCATCCGCTATTCGGAAAGGAACAAGCATCCCCTGACCGACATCTTGAACGCCGTGCTCGGTATTCTGCTGGCGCTGGGCGTGTTGATCGTGTTCCTCTCCAGTTCGTTGATCGCGAACACTCTGAGCGCGCTGCTTAACCAGCATTTGCGCCACATCGGTGTGATGAAATTGGTCGGCGGGCGGAATCATCAGGTCTTCTATATGTATCTCACGCTCATCATGGCATTTGCCGTGATGGCGTTGTTGATCGCCATTCCCGCCGGGGGATGGGGCGCCTATCTGTTGTCGGATTACATCGCCACGATGTTGAACTTCAATCTGCTTGGGTATCGGATCGTGCCGCTGGCGCTCATCGTGCAGATCGCGGTCGGATTGTTGGTGCCGCTGGTGGCGGGACTCTCGCCTGTGTTGAACGGTTCGCGGATCACGGTGCTGCGCGCGTTGAGCAATGACCTGACTGGCGACGAGTCCAAGCCGCAGGCGGCGGGACAGGAAACACGCGTCAGCTGGCTGGATTGGATGCTGGTGCGCCTGACGCGTATCCTTGCCATGCGCGGGATCCATGTGCCGCGTCCGTTCATCATTTCCCTGCGCAACACCTTCCGCAGGCGCGGGCGTCTGGTGCTGACCCTGTTCACGCTCACCATGGGCGGCGCGATCTTTATCGCCGTCTTCAATGTGCGCACCAGCCTGCGCGATTACACCGACCAGATCGGCAGTTATTTCCGAGCCGATGTCACGCTCGACTTTGACCGTCCCTACCGCATTTCGGAGGTACAGCGTGCCGCATCCCAGATCGAGGGCGTGCAGCGCGTGGAAGGCTGGCAGTTCATCGGCACGGAGTTGTTATATCCCGATGGCGCGGTGGCGGACAGTGTCAACCTGCTTGCGCCGCCTGCGAACAGTGAACTGGTCGATCCGTTGATGGTATCGGGACGGTTCATCGCGGCGGACGATGTCCGCAAGATCGCGGTCAGCGAATCCGTTCTCAAGTTCTATCCCGGATTACAGCCCGGCGATTCGATCTACCTCAAAGTGAACGGTCGCGATGAAGTCTGGGAGGTGGTGGGGATCTTTAAGTTCGTCGGGTATGAAGGCGTTCTGGCGTACACGCCGTTGGAATACGCCGAACGGGTGCTCAATCTCACCAACCGTTCCTTTTCCTTCCGCGTGGTGACCGAAGAACATGGACGCGCCTATCAGGATGCAATGGCGGAGCAACTGGATGATCATTTCCGCGCGCTGGGGTTTCGGGTGAGACAAGCCGAATCAGGCTCAGCCTCGCTTGATTCAGTTTCTGAAAGTTTGGACATCCTGATCGTTTTCCTGCTCATTATGGCGATCCTGACTGCCATCGTCGGCGCGATGGGGTTGACCGGCACGATGGGCATGAACGTGCTCGAGCGCACGCGCGAGATCGGCATCATGCGTGCCATCGGCGCGGACGACCGCGCTGTCATGCGGACGGTCATCGGCGAGGGCTTTGTGATCGGGTTTATCTCGTTCGGGCTGGCGATCGTGCTGTCCATCCCGTTCACCTATTTGCTGTCCACCATCGTAAGTTTGGCGATCTTCGAGACGCCTATTGACGTGGTATTCACCTATATGGGCTATGCCATTTGGCTTGGTTTGGTGCTGTTGCTTTCCGTGTTGGGCTCGGTCATGCCCGCCCGTTCTGCGGCGCGGCTGACCATCCGGGAAGTGCTGGCGTACGAGTAA
- a CDS encoding ABC transporter permease subunit, producing the protein MIADILTVAGKELREVLAFGDTRGRSKYSLLVLLVIFGVVIPMQNGREWVTSPINIMVWGWMPFLWVSGIVADLFAGERERHTLEALLATRLSDQSILFGKLLAALTYGFTLTWVIMIVSLVTVNIGFRDGGLLFYPLELFVGALVFSLLISGLSGCIGVLVSLRAGSVRQAQQMMSAGMLVLFLPFLFVQFIPRAWLNSAETMLQNAQPVQIAVWLALFLLGVELILITIARRSFQRSKLILD; encoded by the coding sequence ATGATCGCGGATATTTTGACAGTAGCTGGCAAGGAATTGCGTGAGGTCCTTGCGTTCGGCGATACGCGCGGACGGAGCAAATACAGCCTGCTCGTTCTGCTCGTCATCTTCGGCGTCGTCATCCCCATGCAGAACGGACGTGAATGGGTGACCTCGCCGATAAACATCATGGTCTGGGGTTGGATGCCGTTCCTGTGGGTCTCAGGCATCGTCGCTGACCTGTTCGCGGGCGAACGCGAGCGCCACACGCTCGAAGCATTGCTGGCAACGCGTCTGTCCGACCAATCCATTCTCTTTGGCAAACTGCTGGCGGCGCTGACCTACGGCTTCACGCTGACTTGGGTCATCATGATCGTCAGCCTCGTCACGGTCAACATCGGCTTTCGGGACGGCGGTCTGCTGTTCTATCCGTTGGAGCTGTTTGTAGGCGCGCTGGTATTCAGCCTCCTCATCTCCGGGCTTTCGGGGTGCATTGGTGTGTTGGTGTCGCTCCGCGCGGGAAGTGTCCGCCAGGCGCAGCAGATGATGAGCGCCGGCATGCTTGTTTTATTCCTGCCGTTCCTGTTTGTTCAATTCATCCCTCGCGCGTGGCTGAACTCGGCGGAAACGATGCTGCAGAATGCCCAGCCTGTACAGATTGCGGTCTGGTTGGCGTTGTTTCTGCTGGGAGTGGAGTTGATCCTAATTACTATTGCGAGACGGTCCTTCCAGCGAAGCAAACTGATACTGGACTGA
- a CDS encoding response regulator — protein sequence MSASDPRKLPQVLFIDDSDESRSLVRRLLADKFVVLEASNPLDGLQLAEETNPSLILLDHNLPHMSGSEAATRLKKMLPNTPIVIISGDTSAGARERALAAGAVGFILKPIDDSFASLVDEYLRGKVEKLDHPEEYLQAYQQELVERLEDNIRQLSSALEKNKHLLQQNERMFAMLERRHRLLETAARVGQMVTSILNLDGLLKHTVNIICAEFDFYYSGIFLVSDDSKWAVLRAGFGKAGRNMVAAQYRLPVDHKSMIGRAILDQQPQIALDAAGDESRFKNPFLPDTRSEMALPLIVDSIPLGALTVQSNQLNAFSEDDITSLQVMAEQVAIAINNAQLMKKLESANAEILRTKTYEAIATATGEAIHWVGNKAAPIPGSVQRVREDVRYLLALAAGADASALENESVRAAVQTVREEAEALGIDFKAVLDEMSAMKPNRLRALVSVESLMEDLDIAETSANTILEIKEGLIGPARQRKMENVSLSEMISNTVASMGLPEGIVEMGWSDDMPLAYADARQVEQVFNNLIKNAWEALINAHIPTPKIVVAGCRDEDPNFVQVLVRDNGPGIPKEIQEKIWVSFFTTKGGKGGTGLGLSAVMQIVDQHGGRIWLESEEGKGASFYVRLPVMSGG from the coding sequence ATGTCAGCATCCGACCCGCGCAAACTCCCGCAAGTGCTTTTTATCGATGACAGCGACGAATCCCGTTCGCTCGTGCGGCGTTTGCTTGCGGATAAGTTCGTTGTGCTGGAGGCGTCCAATCCGCTGGATGGATTGCAGTTGGCGGAAGAGACCAATCCCAGTTTGATCCTGCTCGACCACAATCTTCCGCACATGTCGGGCAGTGAAGCGGCGACGCGCCTCAAGAAGATGCTGCCGAACACGCCCATCGTCATTATTTCGGGCGATACATCCGCTGGTGCGCGGGAACGGGCGCTGGCGGCGGGAGCGGTGGGCTTCATCCTGAAACCGATCGATGATAGTTTCGCCAGTCTGGTGGATGAATATCTGCGCGGCAAGGTGGAAAAACTCGACCATCCCGAGGAGTATTTGCAGGCATACCAGCAGGAGTTGGTCGAGCGGCTCGAAGATAACATCCGTCAATTGAGCAGCGCGCTGGAAAAGAACAAGCATCTGCTTCAACAGAACGAACGCATGTTTGCCATGCTCGAACGCAGGCATCGCCTGCTCGAAACCGCCGCGCGCGTCGGGCAAATGGTCACCTCCATTTTGAATCTGGATGGACTGCTCAAACACACGGTCAACATCATTTGCGCCGAATTCGACTTTTATTATTCGGGCATCTTCCTCGTTTCAGACGACAGCAAGTGGGCGGTCCTGCGTGCCGGTTTTGGAAAAGCGGGACGCAACATGGTTGCCGCCCAATACCGTCTGCCCGTGGATCACAAATCCATGATCGGCAGGGCGATCCTGGACCAACAGCCGCAGATCGCATTGGATGCGGCAGGCGATGAATCGCGCTTCAAGAATCCCTTTCTGCCTGATACCCGTTCTGAAATGGCTCTCCCGCTGATAGTGGATTCGATCCCGCTCGGCGCATTGACCGTGCAAAGCAATCAGTTGAATGCCTTCTCCGAAGATGACATCACGTCCCTGCAGGTGATGGCGGAGCAGGTGGCAATTGCTATCAACAACGCGCAATTGATGAAGAAACTCGAATCCGCGAATGCAGAGATCCTGCGCACGAAGACTTACGAAGCGATTGCCACAGCGACGGGCGAAGCCATCCACTGGGTGGGGAACAAAGCCGCGCCGATCCCCGGGAGCGTTCAGCGCGTGCGCGAGGATGTCCGCTATCTGCTCGCTCTGGCGGCGGGGGCGGATGCGTCGGCGTTGGAAAATGAATCGGTCCGAGCGGCAGTTCAAACGGTCAGGGAAGAGGCGGAAGCGCTCGGCATTGACTTTAAAGCCGTCCTCGATGAAATGTCCGCCATGAAACCGAATCGCCTGCGTGCGTTGGTCAGCGTGGAATCCTTGATGGAAGATCTGGATATCGCCGAAACCAGCGCAAATACGATCCTTGAGATCAAGGAAGGGTTGATCGGACCTGCGCGCCAGCGGAAGATGGAGAACGTTTCGCTCAGCGAAATGATCTCGAATACTGTGGCGAGTATGGGTTTGCCCGAAGGTATTGTGGAAATGGGCTGGTCGGACGATATGCCGCTCGCGTATGCGGATGCGCGCCAGGTGGAACAGGTTTTTAACAATCTGATAAAAAATGCCTGGGAGGCGTTGATAAACGCTCACATACCGACCCCAAAGATCGTGGTGGCAGGCTGCCGCGACGAAGACCCGAATTTTGTGCAAGTGTTGGTGCGTGACAATGGTCCCGGCATCCCGAAGGAGATTCAGGAAAAGATCTGGGTCTCGTTCTTCACCACCAAAGGCGGGAAGGGCGGCACGGGGCTGGGACTTTCTGCCGTGATGCAGATCGTGGATCAACATGGCGGACGCATCTGGCTGGAAAGCGAAGAAGGTAAAGGCGCATCGTTCTATGTGCGTTTGCCGGTGATGTCTGGTGGTTGA
- a CDS encoding ATP-binding cassette domain-containing protein, with translation MTPRRTQPKSAPIHVADAAPEAIIEMRGVVKRFSNAAGEFTVLKGVDLTINRGEFVSIVGKSGSGKSTLLNMITGIDHPSAGQVIVNHNDIYSGVSESARSKWRGKNLGIVFQFFQLLPMLTLLENVMLPMDYVDMYDFDERPDRAMELLELVGLDKFANKLPVLVSTGQQQLAAIARAMACDPPLLIADEPTGNLDTRSSDTIIELFQHFVLQGKTIVMVTHDPSLTSRTDRNIILSDGELIDETISRGLPQLRHRHMLEFTKIAERRTYQPRETILSRDASVDYFFLIRSGEVEAVLEKPRSKETILAKLGKDQFFGDVELMRGGKAIANVRAGAKPVETLMIPRTDFLRVMDQSPITAEALGKIVQKRLEEHRMADPRKRRKT, from the coding sequence ATGACTCCGCGTCGGACTCAGCCCAAATCTGCTCCCATCCATGTGGCGGATGCCGCCCCCGAAGCGATCATCGAAATGCGCGGCGTGGTCAAGCGCTTCTCGAACGCGGCGGGCGAATTCACAGTCCTCAAAGGCGTGGACTTGACCATCAATCGCGGCGAATTTGTTTCCATTGTTGGCAAATCGGGCAGCGGCAAATCCACCCTGCTGAACATGATTACCGGCATCGACCATCCCAGCGCGGGACAGGTGATCGTCAATCATAATGATATTTATTCCGGTGTGAGCGAAAGCGCGCGCTCGAAATGGCGTGGAAAGAATCTCGGCATCGTGTTCCAGTTCTTTCAGTTATTGCCCATGCTGACCTTGCTCGAAAACGTCATGCTCCCGATGGATTATGTGGACATGTACGACTTCGATGAGCGTCCCGACCGCGCGATGGAATTGCTCGAGCTGGTCGGCTTGGATAAATTTGCCAACAAACTTCCCGTGCTGGTTTCCACAGGACAACAACAACTTGCCGCCATCGCCCGCGCCATGGCGTGTGACCCGCCCCTGCTGATCGCCGATGAGCCGACCGGTAATCTCGATACGAGATCGTCCGATACCATCATTGAACTGTTCCAGCATTTTGTCTTGCAGGGCAAGACCATCGTGATGGTCACGCACGACCCGTCGTTGACCTCGCGCACAGACCGCAACATCATCCTTTCCGACGGCGAATTGATCGACGAAACCATCTCACGCGGACTTCCGCAACTGCGCCACCGTCACATGTTGGAATTTACCAAGATCGCCGAACGGCGCACCTACCAGCCGCGCGAGACCATCCTTTCGCGCGACGCCAGCGTGGATTACTTCTTCCTGATCCGCTCCGGCGAAGTGGAAGCCGTGCTGGAGAAACCGCGCAGCAAGGAGACCATTCTCGCAAAACTCGGCAAAGACCAGTTTTTCGGCGATGTGGAATTGATGCGTGGCGGCAAAGCGATCGCCAACGTCCGCGCTGGAGCCAAACCTGTAGAAACGCTCATGATTCCCCGTACTGATTTCCTGCGTGTGATGGATCAATCTCCCATCACCGCCGAGGCATTGGGCAAGATCGTCCAGAAACGGCTCGAGGAACACCGCATGGCAGATCCGCGGAAGAGGAGAAAAACATGA
- a CDS encoding ABC transporter ATP-binding protein, whose product MNAIKTNQLTRSFGNLKAIDRLTLEIPRGTVFGFLGPNGSGKTTTIRLLLGLLDADQGSAQVLGFDTKKQPDEVRVRSGALLEHHGLYERLSAAENLDYYGRIWHMSKADREKRIRELLEPLDLYERRGEPIGRWSRGMKQKLAVARTLMHRPELVFLDEPTAGLDPVASSALREDLETLVRQEGVTIFLTTHNLTEAEKLCDQVGVINHGHLLAVGSPSDLRSKTSAPRLYVTGQGITSQIADELKANALVKKVQQQNGGLVMDLDDLSRSHELVTQLVKAGVQIDEVRKEKADLEDVFLRLVEEEKGGEE is encoded by the coding sequence ATGAATGCAATAAAAACCAATCAACTTACACGTTCATTCGGGAACTTGAAAGCGATTGACCGGCTGACGTTGGAAATCCCGCGCGGCACGGTCTTCGGTTTTCTCGGTCCGAACGGTTCGGGCAAGACGACGACCATCCGCCTGCTGCTCGGTCTGCTGGATGCGGATCAAGGCTCGGCGCAGGTACTGGGCTTCGATACGAAGAAACAGCCCGACGAGGTCCGCGTGCGAAGCGGCGCCCTGCTCGAACATCACGGCTTGTACGAGCGCCTGTCCGCGGCGGAGAATCTCGATTACTACGGGCGCATCTGGCACATGTCCAAAGCGGACCGCGAGAAACGCATCCGCGAACTGCTCGAGCCATTGGATTTATATGAGCGGCGCGGTGAACCCATCGGACGCTGGAGCCGCGGCATGAAGCAGAAACTCGCTGTAGCACGGACGCTCATGCACCGCCCGGAACTGGTCTTTCTCGACGAGCCGACCGCTGGCTTGGACCCTGTCGCCTCATCCGCTTTGCGGGAAGATTTGGAAACGTTGGTCAGGCAGGAAGGCGTGACGATCTTTCTCACCACGCACAATCTTACCGAGGCGGAGAAGTTATGCGATCAGGTTGGCGTGATCAATCATGGGCATTTGCTGGCAGTGGGCAGTCCCTCTGACCTGCGCTCGAAGACCTCCGCGCCGCGTTTGTATGTGACCGGGCAGGGGATCACCTCGCAGATCGCAGATGAACTGAAAGCCAATGCGCTCGTCAAGAAAGTCCAACAGCAGAACGGCGGGCTGGTCATGGACTTGGATGACTTAAGTCGTTCGCATGAACTGGTCACGCAGTTGGTGAAGGCGGGCGTGCAGATTGATGAGGTGAGAAAAGAAAAGGCAGATCTGGAAGATGTCTTCCTGCGTCTGGTCGAGGAAGAAAAAGGAGGCGAGGAATGA
- a CDS encoding response regulator, whose product MTTVLLVDDERLIQRSLEKTLLRAGFDVLTASDCAAGRDVFSHNADAVDIAVLDLNMPGFDGTPKNDAGFDLLDELKKQKTDLPVVILTAYDEVNKAKDAVSKGANAFFVKGREQGLVELVQRILSAKS is encoded by the coding sequence ATGACAACAGTGCTTTTAGTGGATGATGAACGATTGATCCAGCGCAGTCTGGAGAAGACACTCCTGCGCGCGGGCTTTGATGTGCTGACCGCGTCCGATTGTGCGGCGGGACGGGACGTCTTTTCGCACAACGCGGATGCGGTGGATATTGCCGTTCTCGACCTGAACATGCCCGGCTTCGACGGTACGCCAAAGAATGATGCGGGCTTCGATCTTCTGGATGAATTGAAGAAACAAAAAACCGACCTGCCGGTTGTGATCCTGACGGCGTATGACGAGGTCAACAAGGCGAAGGATGCCGTTTCCAAAGGCGCGAACGCCTTCTTTGTCAAAGGGCGCGAACAGGGATTGGTCGAACTGGTGCAGAGAATCCTGTCCGCTAAAAGCTAA